In a genomic window of Weissella tructae:
- the recN gene encoding DNA repair protein RecN: MLQELSIQNFAIIPKLNISFEPEMTVLTGETGAGKSIIIDAVGLLTGGRGSQEYIREGADKAVLQGLITINEQPDLLDLLEMNGIEIDEGQLLIHRELHRSGRNVIRVNGSLINATTLKELGRYLVDIHGQNDTQDLMQVEKHLSLLDEFGSDVIGPLKKRYEDLFTEYQSLKRALKKRQSDEQAWAQRLDTLTFQANELQAADLRAGEEETLDAEYQELTNFQDVLEALSKASEVLTGDWENNGTESVGTALSSLEDIEELSPRYTKLAESMREVYYNLRDVSSEIDSVRDGLEFDEEQLQYVNDRLNLIHNLEQKYGATIEDVLVHQDKVEQELAEMGGDQQSADQLAEQVTELEEQARTAAKALSKARTEAAETLVTLIHEQLQDLHMSKARFEVHIDPLDDLQGDGQDKVEFYIQTNEGEQAKPLVKIASGGELSRMMLAMKMIFSRQQGVTSIVFDEVDTGVSGRVAQAMADKIADMASHSQVLTITHLPQVAAVAHHHVFIHKDVIDGRTETAVDFLDEDARVDELARMLSGDELTEAAQTNARDLIDRAVQRRNVKS, from the coding sequence ATGTTACAAGAATTATCGATTCAAAATTTTGCAATTATTCCGAAACTAAATATTAGCTTTGAACCTGAGATGACTGTGCTAACTGGTGAAACAGGGGCAGGAAAGTCAATTATTATCGATGCCGTTGGTTTGCTGACAGGTGGTCGTGGCTCACAAGAGTATATTCGTGAAGGTGCAGATAAAGCTGTTCTGCAGGGATTGATTACAATTAACGAGCAACCTGACTTATTAGACCTGTTAGAGATGAATGGGATTGAAATTGATGAAGGCCAATTGTTGATTCACCGTGAACTACATCGTAGTGGACGAAATGTTATCCGTGTGAATGGTAGTTTGATTAATGCGACGACATTAAAAGAACTAGGCCGTTATCTAGTTGATATTCATGGACAAAACGATACACAGGATTTGATGCAAGTCGAAAAGCATTTGAGTTTGTTAGATGAGTTTGGTAGCGATGTTATTGGCCCATTGAAAAAACGATATGAAGATTTGTTTACTGAGTATCAAAGTTTGAAACGTGCGCTGAAAAAACGCCAAAGTGATGAACAGGCTTGGGCACAACGTTTAGATACGTTGACGTTCCAAGCGAATGAATTACAAGCGGCTGATTTACGTGCTGGTGAAGAAGAAACACTGGATGCTGAATACCAAGAATTGACTAATTTCCAAGATGTTCTCGAAGCTTTATCTAAAGCAAGTGAGGTGTTGACGGGTGATTGGGAAAATAATGGAACAGAAAGTGTGGGAACTGCGTTAAGTTCATTGGAAGACATTGAAGAATTATCACCACGCTATACTAAGCTAGCTGAATCAATGCGTGAAGTGTACTATAATCTTCGTGATGTTAGCAGTGAAATTGATTCAGTCCGTGATGGTTTGGAATTTGATGAAGAACAATTACAGTACGTAAATGATCGATTGAATTTGATTCATAACCTAGAACAAAAATACGGGGCCACGATTGAAGATGTTCTTGTCCACCAAGATAAGGTTGAACAAGAATTAGCTGAAATGGGTGGTGACCAACAATCCGCTGATCAACTTGCTGAACAAGTGACAGAACTTGAAGAGCAAGCACGTACTGCGGCTAAAGCATTAAGTAAAGCACGTACCGAGGCAGCAGAGACCTTAGTCACACTTATTCACGAGCAATTGCAAGATTTGCACATGAGTAAGGCTCGTTTTGAAGTCCATATTGATCCACTTGATGATTTGCAAGGGGATGGTCAAGATAAAGTCGAATTCTATATTCAAACGAATGAAGGAGAACAAGCTAAACCTTTGGTCAAGATTGCCTCAGGTGGTGAGTTATCTCGTATGATGTTAGCAATGAAGATGATTTTCTCACGACAACAAGGTGTGACATCAATTGTCTTTGACGAAGTAGATACTGGTGTATCTGGACGTGTGGCCCAAGCTATGGCTGATAAAATTGCAGATATGGCAAGTCATTCACAAGTTTTGACAATTACACATTTGCCGCAAGTTGCTGCGGTGGCACATCATCATGTCTTTATCCACAAGGATGTGATTGATGGGCGTACCGAAACAGCCGTTGATTTCTTAGACGAAGATGCTCGAGTTGATGAATTGGCCCGTATGTTATCAGGGGATGAGTTAACGGAAGCGGCACAAACAAATGCCCGAGACTTAATTGATCGAGCAGTTCAACGACGTAATGTAAAGAGTTAA
- a CDS encoding peptidylprolyl isomerase, whose product MTLKQLNLEEQNGPVVTMTTTLGDIQIKLFPEDAPKSVKNFLELAADGYYDGTIFHRVIKDFMIQGGDPSGTGMGGTSIYGKKFEDEFSEDAFNLRGALSMANAGPNTNGSQFFIVEATRVPGRMLKQMKGQFPDEVITAYGEMGGTPWLDGKHTVFGHVMTGMDIVSKIANAKSDYADKPLEDIKIENITITEA is encoded by the coding sequence ATGACACTAAAGCAATTAAACTTAGAAGAACAAAACGGTCCTGTGGTTACAATGACAACAACATTAGGGGATATCCAAATCAAGCTATTCCCAGAAGATGCACCAAAGAGTGTAAAGAACTTTTTGGAATTGGCTGCTGATGGTTACTACGATGGAACAATCTTCCACCGTGTGATCAAGGACTTCATGATTCAAGGTGGAGATCCATCAGGGACTGGAATGGGTGGAACTTCTATCTATGGTAAGAAGTTTGAAGACGAATTCTCTGAAGACGCCTTTAACCTACGTGGTGCACTATCAATGGCGAATGCTGGACCAAACACAAACGGGTCACAATTCTTCATCGTTGAAGCAACACGTGTACCTGGTCGTATGTTGAAGCAAATGAAGGGACAATTCCCTGATGAAGTTATCACAGCATATGGTGAAATGGGTGGAACACCTTGGTTGGATGGAAAGCATACTGTCTTTGGACATGTTATGACAGGAATGGACATCGTATCTAAAATTGCGAACGCCAAGTCTGACTATGCTGATAAGCCATTAGAAGATATTAAGATCGAAAACATTACGATTACTGAAGCGTAA
- a CDS encoding exodeoxyribonuclease VII small subunit, whose amino-acid sequence MAEQKSFEENLASLEQIVMQLEKGDVPLEEALKQFEVGVQLSQSLQKTLETADKSLAKIIENDGTVAEFKVED is encoded by the coding sequence ATGGCTGAACAAAAAAGTTTTGAAGAAAACTTAGCAAGCTTAGAACAAATTGTGATGCAACTAGAAAAAGGGGATGTTCCTCTGGAAGAAGCGTTGAAGCAATTTGAAGTTGGTGTCCAATTGAGTCAATCGTTACAAAAGACATTGGAAACAGCTGATAAGAGCCTAGCAAAAATCATCGAGAATGATGGTACGGTTGCGGAATTCAAGGTGGAAGATTAA
- a CDS encoding CvfD/Ygs/GSP13 family RNA-binding post-transcriptional regulator has translation MYKIGDIVQGVVTGIQPYGAFVQLDEAQQGLIHISECRSAFIKQVSDELTVGQHIEVMILDVDEYNHKLSLSQRSVVDKERLKTLTLEYKPNDQGYHHFWTNQHNDFGFATIEKNINASIEESLERLD, from the coding sequence ATGTATAAAATTGGAGATATTGTCCAAGGGGTTGTGACGGGGATTCAACCTTATGGTGCATTTGTACAATTAGATGAAGCACAACAGGGACTTATTCATATATCTGAATGTCGTTCTGCTTTCATTAAGCAAGTAAGTGATGAACTAACTGTAGGACAACACATAGAAGTAATGATTTTAGACGTGGACGAGTACAATCATAAACTCTCTCTTTCACAACGTAGTGTTGTGGATAAAGAACGCTTAAAAACACTTACGTTAGAATATAAGCCAAATGATCAGGGATACCATCATTTCTGGACAAACCAACATAATGACTTTGGTTTTGCGACGATTGAGAAGAACATTAATGCTTCTATAGAGGAAAGTTTAGAACGATTGGATTAA
- a CDS encoding TlyA family RNA methyltransferase, with protein sequence MGVEKERVDILAVQQGLFESREQAKRAVMAGEVLGDKEERKDKPGEKIPVTTELHLKGAPMPYVSRGGFKLAKMIDVFGLDVTDKTVLDIGSSTGGFTDVALQNGAKQVYALDVGTNQLAWKLRSDDRVVVMENTNFRYSKRDDFTSGQPEMATIDVSFISLSLILPPLSEILTPGGHVATLIKPQFEAGREAVGKHGIVKDAATHLAVIHKVADLAQQSEFSLAGLDFSPIKGGSGNIEFIADLVLDDGATTLTEQEREQVVQDAHAQLNARREESKDGEK encoded by the coding sequence ATGGGTGTAGAGAAAGAACGAGTTGATATTCTAGCAGTCCAACAAGGATTGTTTGAATCACGAGAACAAGCAAAACGTGCGGTAATGGCCGGTGAAGTTTTGGGTGATAAAGAAGAACGTAAAGACAAGCCTGGTGAAAAAATTCCAGTGACAACAGAATTGCACTTAAAGGGTGCACCAATGCCATATGTTTCTCGTGGAGGCTTTAAACTAGCTAAGATGATTGACGTGTTTGGTTTGGATGTAACAGACAAGACTGTTTTGGACATTGGATCATCAACAGGTGGATTTACTGACGTTGCTTTACAAAATGGAGCGAAGCAAGTTTATGCGTTGGATGTTGGAACGAACCAATTAGCTTGGAAGTTACGTTCAGATGATCGTGTTGTTGTTATGGAAAACACAAATTTCCGTTATTCAAAGCGTGATGACTTTACGTCTGGCCAACCAGAAATGGCTACGATTGACGTGTCATTTATTTCACTAAGCTTGATTTTGCCACCGCTATCTGAAATCTTGACGCCTGGTGGACACGTTGCAACATTGATTAAGCCACAATTTGAGGCTGGTCGTGAAGCAGTGGGAAAGCATGGCATTGTGAAAGATGCCGCAACACACTTAGCTGTGATTCATAAAGTGGCAGATCTAGCCCAACAAAGCGAATTTAGTCTAGCTGGTTTGGACTTCTCACCAATTAAGGGTGGATCTGGAAATATTGAATTTATTGCAGATTTGGTCTTGGATGATGGGGCAACAACGCTGACAGAACAAGAACGCGAACAAGTTGTACAAGACGCACATGCGCAATTGAATGCTCGTCGTGAGGAGTCTAAGGATGGCGAAAAATAA
- the gmk gene encoding guanylate kinase, whose protein sequence is MKRGVLIVLSGPSGVGKGTVRKALFEEADIDFQYSISMTTRQPREGEVDGEDYFFVTREEFEARIEQGEMLEYAEYVGNYYGTPKSYIDATLAAGKDVLLEIEVQGAVQVKEKMPEGAYIFLTPPDLKALKDRLIGRGTESMEVINNRVNAAKAEIGMMQRYDYAVVNDQVPAAVQRIKDIIKVERLRVERVVPEYIAMIEEL, encoded by the coding sequence ATGAAGCGTGGTGTTTTGATTGTATTGTCTGGACCATCAGGCGTTGGAAAAGGAACGGTACGGAAAGCATTGTTTGAAGAAGCAGACATTGATTTCCAATACTCAATTTCTATGACAACCCGTCAACCCAGAGAAGGTGAAGTCGATGGCGAAGATTATTTCTTCGTAACGCGTGAAGAATTTGAAGCACGCATTGAACAAGGTGAGATGTTGGAATACGCCGAATATGTTGGTAATTACTACGGAACACCCAAGTCATATATCGATGCAACGCTAGCTGCAGGTAAAGATGTATTACTTGAAATTGAAGTGCAGGGTGCTGTACAAGTTAAGGAAAAGATGCCTGAAGGGGCGTACATTTTCTTAACACCACCTGATTTGAAGGCATTGAAAGATCGCCTGATTGGTCGTGGAACAGAATCAATGGAAGTCATTAATAACCGTGTTAATGCGGCGAAGGCTGAAATTGGGATGATGCAACGTTATGACTATGCTGTGGTTAACGATCAAGTGCCAGCAGCGGTACAACGTATTAAAGACATCATTAAGGTGGAACGATTGCGTGTTGAACGTGTTGTTCCAGAATATATTGCAATGATTGAGGAGCTATAA
- a CDS encoding VTT domain-containing protein, whose protein sequence is MMQIIDIFINLDKHLTEWVNVLGPWSYALLFGVIFVETGLVIFPFLPGDSLLFAAGAISALPGSVLNPWVLMALFWIAAVTGDSLNFFLGRKIGLPLVQHPLLGRFITEDNLNEAHEFFVKYGPMAIIFARFLPIIRTLAPFTAAMSNFSYRKFVMLEMLAATIWVIVAVGAGFFFGQIPFIQEHFSLVIFGILFVTALPVIITGLRSYIVKKREAKFASKD, encoded by the coding sequence ATGATGCAGATCATTGATATTTTCATTAACCTCGACAAGCATCTTACTGAATGGGTAAACGTATTGGGACCTTGGTCATACGCACTTCTATTTGGTGTTATCTTTGTCGAAACAGGACTAGTTATCTTTCCATTTTTACCAGGTGACTCACTATTGTTCGCCGCAGGAGCTATTTCAGCCTTGCCCGGATCTGTTTTGAATCCTTGGGTATTAATGGCCTTGTTTTGGATTGCTGCCGTTACCGGAGACAGTCTTAACTTCTTCTTAGGACGTAAAATTGGACTACCGCTTGTCCAACATCCTCTATTAGGTCGTTTCATTACTGAAGATAATCTAAACGAAGCACATGAGTTCTTCGTTAAGTATGGACCAATGGCAATCATCTTTGCTCGTTTCCTACCAATTATTCGTACACTTGCCCCATTCACTGCAGCGATGTCTAACTTCTCATACCGTAAATTCGTTATGCTAGAAATGTTAGCTGCAACAATTTGGGTCATTGTTGCTGTTGGAGCTGGATTCTTCTTTGGACAAATTCCATTTATCCAAGAACACTTCTCACTTGTTATCTTCGGTATTTTGTTTGTTACAGCACTACCAGTTATTATTACTGGTCTACGCTCATATATCGTTAAAAAGCGCGAAGCTAAGTTTGCTTCAAAAGACTAA
- a CDS encoding arginine repressor has translation MAKNKQERQQEILRLITQQQIRRQEDLVQQLNELGWQVTQATVSRDIADMQLVKVPLSEGGFTYATMSHDDYRSQLRHILHEATTHYTVQGNMVMIKVSPGSGPALKIALEEVNVPEMFGIIGDDTGVLLILKDAVDASHFMNQMMDDRD, from the coding sequence ATGGCGAAAAATAAGCAAGAACGACAACAAGAGATTCTTCGTTTAATTACGCAACAACAAATTCGTCGACAAGAAGATTTGGTACAACAACTAAATGAACTTGGTTGGCAGGTGACACAAGCGACAGTTTCGCGTGATATTGCAGACATGCAATTAGTAAAAGTGCCTTTATCAGAAGGTGGCTTTACGTATGCAACGATGTCACACGATGATTATCGTAGTCAGTTGCGTCACATTCTTCATGAAGCAACGACTCATTATACGGTGCAAGGAAATATGGTCATGATTAAGGTTTCGCCTGGATCAGGACCGGCCTTAAAGATTGCACTTGAAGAAGTAAATGTGCCAGAAATGTTTGGTATTATTGGTGACGATACCGGCGTCTTGTTGATTTTGAAGGATGCTGTTGATGCATCACACTTTATGAACCAAATGATGGATGACCGTGACTAA
- a CDS encoding polyprenyl synthetase family protein gives MNLASFQSIWVPKINAQLTQDLKVSVKNPDLHEVMNYAVMNGGKRLRPLLTLAVIDSFGRNPERYLTEANVLELIHAYSLIHDDLPAMDDDDMRRGKPTTHIVYGEAMAILAADALQPLAYEWINESSVLSDFQKNQLTLGLTKASGPNGMVGGQVLDMIYTGQDEITLSAAESVHRLKTGALIRYALVAGGILVDANQVTLNALDDFGSAFGFAFQIKDDLDDLAQDDDESKQAYPTLLGVQGAQDALAEQVGLARDALAVVRYNSHANVALLESFLEYFKPALEKQWV, from the coding sequence ATGAACTTAGCGAGTTTCCAGTCAATCTGGGTGCCCAAGATTAATGCACAATTAACACAAGACCTAAAAGTGAGTGTTAAAAATCCAGATTTACATGAAGTCATGAATTATGCAGTGATGAACGGTGGGAAACGATTACGCCCACTTTTGACATTAGCTGTGATTGATAGTTTTGGTCGCAATCCAGAACGTTATTTAACAGAGGCAAATGTCTTAGAATTAATCCATGCATACAGTTTAATTCATGATGATCTACCAGCGATGGATGATGATGATATGCGTCGTGGTAAACCAACAACCCATATTGTCTATGGTGAAGCAATGGCTATCTTAGCAGCAGACGCTTTACAACCATTGGCATATGAATGGATTAATGAAAGTTCAGTTCTATCTGATTTTCAAAAAAATCAATTAACATTAGGATTAACGAAAGCCAGCGGACCTAACGGAATGGTTGGTGGTCAAGTTTTGGATATGATTTACACAGGACAAGATGAAATTACTTTATCAGCGGCCGAAAGTGTACATCGTTTGAAGACAGGTGCCTTGATTCGTTATGCATTAGTTGCGGGTGGTATCTTGGTCGATGCGAACCAAGTGACATTAAATGCATTGGATGATTTTGGAAGTGCCTTTGGATTTGCTTTCCAAATTAAAGATGACTTAGATGATTTAGCACAAGATGATGATGAAAGTAAGCAAGCATACCCAACTTTGTTGGGGGTTCAAGGGGCACAAGATGCGCTCGCTGAACAAGTTGGTTTGGCACGTGATGCCTTAGCGGTAGTCCGTTATAATAGCCATGCGAATGTCGCGCTACTAGAATCATTTTTAGAATATTTTAAACCAGCATTGGAGAAACAATGGGTGTAG
- the rpoZ gene encoding DNA-directed RNA polymerase subunit omega produces MILYPSVDKLLEQVDSRYKLIALGAKRAHELEQGALPTLPKFDSVKPIGQAFEEIEAGNVVIDNTPVDLDAEA; encoded by the coding sequence ATGATTCTATACCCATCTGTTGATAAGTTGTTGGAACAAGTTGATTCACGTTACAAGTTGATTGCACTTGGTGCCAAGCGTGCGCACGAATTGGAACAAGGGGCATTGCCAACATTGCCAAAGTTCGATTCAGTTAAGCCTATTGGGCAAGCTTTTGAAGAAATTGAAGCAGGAAACGTTGTTATTGATAACACACCTGTTGATTTGGATGCTGAAGCATAA